The nucleotide sequence TGCTCTTGAAGCAACGTGATTTACTGATCTTGGCATAGTTTTTTCTGTTTTGAATGTTAGCGCTACCGTTCAAGGTAAACTTCAAGCTAAAAACATTCGGTTAATAAAATTTGAAACTACTCTTTTTTTGAGAAAAATTTTAGAAATCGCCGAAGCTTATTTCATACCCAACAATGCTTTTACATTGTTTACATCAACGGTATTTACCGTTCCCATGTGAGTAAGATTTCTTTTTTGCTTCTTCGTTTTCTTAGTCAAAATGTGACTTTTGAAAGCATGTTTTCTCTTGATTTTTCCTGTTCCGGTAAGGGCGAACCTCTTTTTGGCACCGGAATTAGTTTTAATCTTTGGCATTTTACTAAATTTTAATTTTATAATTGAATGAATAGTTTGTCAAATATCCTATTTATTTTTTCTTCGGGCTTATCATGATGATCATACGCTTACCTTCCAGAACCGGCA is from Barnesiella intestinihominis YIT 11860 and encodes:
- the rpmI gene encoding 50S ribosomal protein L35, with protein sequence MPKIKTNSGAKKRFALTGTGKIKRKHAFKSHILTKKTKKQKRNLTHMGTVNTVDVNNVKALLGMK